A genomic stretch from Ureibacillus composti includes:
- a CDS encoding SDR family oxidoreductase, with amino-acid sequence MKLFDNKIIIVTGAAGGMGKAIVQELLNEDATVIALDLSTKNLDDIQHERLLTYETNVLAEENIQKIVSEVYENYGKIDGLVNALGIAQAATPVEEVTLEEWDRLLNVNVKSLFITSRAVVPFMKQQKKGSIITIASISAVRPRPGLQTYIASKGAAESFTRGLAIELAEHGIRVNTIHPGPADTTMLGKFTSNGGDIEQTKEEIFRKSVPLGRLIVPQDIANAVSFLLSDKAEIITGSTLHVDGGRGL; translated from the coding sequence ATGAAATTGTTTGACAATAAAATCATTATCGTCACTGGAGCAGCAGGTGGAATGGGTAAAGCAATTGTCCAAGAGCTACTAAATGAGGACGCAACTGTCATTGCTCTAGATTTATCGACGAAAAACCTGGATGACATCCAACACGAACGATTACTAACATATGAAACAAATGTATTAGCAGAGGAAAATATTCAAAAAATCGTTTCAGAAGTTTATGAGAATTATGGGAAGATTGACGGTTTGGTAAATGCGTTAGGCATTGCTCAAGCTGCTACGCCAGTTGAAGAAGTTACATTAGAAGAATGGGATCGATTATTAAATGTGAATGTAAAAAGTTTATTCATTACAAGTAGAGCAGTTGTACCGTTTATGAAGCAACAAAAGAAAGGTTCTATTATTACGATCGCGTCCATTTCAGCAGTAAGACCACGTCCAGGCCTTCAAACTTATATTGCGTCTAAAGGTGCAGCAGAAAGCTTTACTAGAGGACTAGCGATTGAATTAGCAGAACATGGAATTCGAGTAAACACAATTCATCCGGGACCAGCTGATACAACGATGTTAGGTAAATTCACTTCAAACGGTGGAGACATCGAGCAAACAAAAGAGGAGATTTTCCGTAAAAGTGTGCCGTTAGGAAGATTGATTGTCCCTCAAGATATTGCTAATGCCGTAAGTTTCCTGTTATCAGATAAAGCAGAAATTATTACTGGTTCAACACTTCATGTTGATGGAGGTAGAGGCTTGTGA
- a CDS encoding tartrate dehydrogenase, with the protein MKPLKIAVIPGDGIGIEVMDEALKVIEVLKTLDPNLQIENTVFPWNSEYYLTHGEMMPKDGLTTLQQYDAILFGAIGDKRVPDEVTIWELIMPIRKQFQQYVNFRPVKSLPGIASPLSRRKNIDFVIYRENAEGEYSNSGGRMFNGEQRELAVQNTVMTRTGIESLVRAACEYAVEHSKTKITSATKSNVIFHSMKLWDEHTSAIVNNEYPQLTLESYYIDALVAYFVERPESFEVVVASNLFGDILSDLGSALVGGLGLSPSANINPEGQYPSMFEPVHGSAPDIAGKGIANPIAQIWSLALMLDHLGRKDLAKIIVDSIVLVLQKGDVKTADIGGTSSTKQMGDAICEQMKKLVSNGMERSHEIV; encoded by the coding sequence ATGAAACCATTAAAAATAGCTGTTATTCCAGGAGATGGAATTGGAATTGAAGTAATGGATGAAGCATTAAAAGTAATCGAAGTGTTAAAAACACTTGACCCGAATTTACAAATTGAAAACACGGTCTTTCCTTGGAATTCAGAATACTACTTAACACATGGTGAGATGATGCCAAAAGATGGTCTTACAACTTTACAACAATATGACGCCATTTTATTTGGCGCTATAGGGGACAAGCGTGTTCCGGATGAAGTAACCATTTGGGAATTAATCATGCCAATTCGTAAGCAGTTTCAACAATACGTTAACTTCCGTCCAGTTAAATCTTTACCAGGAATAGCTTCACCTCTTTCGAGAAGAAAGAATATTGATTTTGTTATTTATAGAGAGAATGCAGAAGGCGAATATTCCAATAGTGGTGGCAGAATGTTTAATGGTGAACAACGTGAATTAGCCGTTCAAAATACAGTCATGACACGTACTGGAATTGAAAGCTTAGTTCGAGCAGCTTGTGAATATGCAGTAGAGCATTCGAAAACAAAGATTACGAGTGCGACAAAGTCGAATGTTATTTTTCATTCGATGAAATTATGGGATGAGCATACAAGTGCAATCGTGAACAATGAGTATCCACAATTAACTCTTGAATCCTACTATATTGATGCATTAGTTGCATATTTCGTAGAACGACCAGAATCCTTTGAAGTTGTTGTTGCATCAAATTTATTTGGTGATATTTTATCGGATTTAGGTTCAGCACTTGTTGGTGGTTTAGGTTTATCACCATCAGCCAATATCAACCCTGAAGGCCAATATCCATCTATGTTCGAACCTGTACATGGTTCTGCGCCTGATATTGCTGGAAAAGGGATTGCAAATCCAATTGCGCAAATCTGGTCATTAGCCTTAATGCTTGATCATTTAGGGCGAAAAGACTTAGCGAAAATTATTGTAGATTCCATTGTTCTCGTATTACAGAAAGGCGATGTTAAAACAGCTGATATTGGTGGGACGTCTTCAACGAAACAAATGGGAGATGCAATATGTGAACAAATGAAAAAACTTGTATCGAATGGAATGGAGAGATCGCATGAAATTGTTTGA
- a CDS encoding AAA family ATPase — protein MYLKTVRYLKENIPDKFTYPFNIPSLSTLDEIQLPTNITFFVGENGSGKSTLLEAIADLCEFNTAGGGRQHLYDVHKSDSALSDYIRLSWKRKISRGFFLRAETFYQFASHIDLMDEPEVIKYASYGGKSLHQQSHGESFLSLFQNTFGKKSLYLLDEPEAALSPVRQLSLMKIMKDLEKEAQFIIATHSPILLAYPDATIYSFDDGKIETVRYEDTLNYIVTKSFLNAPDRMLDELFKEED, from the coding sequence ATGTATTTAAAAACTGTTCGATATTTAAAAGAAAATATTCCAGATAAATTTACATATCCATTTAATATTCCATCTTTGTCTACTCTTGATGAAATACAATTACCAACGAACATTACTTTCTTCGTTGGAGAAAATGGTTCTGGAAAATCTACACTTTTAGAAGCAATCGCTGACCTTTGTGAATTTAATACAGCTGGTGGTGGTCGACAACACTTATATGACGTACATAAATCAGATTCAGCATTATCCGATTACATAAGGTTATCTTGGAAGCGTAAAATTTCAAGAGGATTCTTTTTGCGTGCAGAAACATTTTATCAATTTGCTAGTCATATTGATTTGATGGACGAACCTGAGGTGATTAAGTATGCATCATATGGTGGGAAGTCACTTCATCAGCAGTCTCATGGGGAATCATTTTTATCGTTATTTCAAAATACCTTTGGTAAAAAGTCACTCTATTTATTAGATGAGCCAGAAGCTGCACTTTCTCCTGTTCGTCAACTTAGTCTCATGAAAATTATGAAAGATTTAGAAAAAGAAGCACAATTTATTATCGCAACACATTCTCCAATACTTTTAGCTTATCCAGATGCAACAATATATAGTTTCGATGATGGGAAAATTGAAACTGTTCGTTATGAAGATACTTTAAATTATATCGTCACAAAAAGTTTTCTAAATGCTCCAGATAGAATGCTAGATGAACTTTTTAAAGAGGAAGATTAA
- the guaC gene encoding GMP reductase — protein MDNVFDYEDIQLIPNKCIVNSRSECDTTITFGGHKFKLPVVPANMQTIIDESIAIKLAENGYFYIMHRFNPESRAEFIKDMHSRKLIASISVGVKPEEYTFIEQLAIEDLIPEFITIDIAHGHSNAVINMIKHIKTHLPQTFVIAGNVGTPEAVRELENAGADATKVGIGPGKVCITKIKTGFGTGGWQLAALRWCAKAATKPIIADGGIRTHGDIAKSVRFGASMVMIGSLFAGHEESPGQTITKDGKVFKEYFGSASEYQKGEKKNVEGKKMYVEHKGSLMATLTEMEQDLQSSISYAGGTKLDAIRTVDYVIVKNSIFNGDRVY, from the coding sequence ATGGATAATGTATTTGATTACGAAGATATTCAATTAATTCCAAATAAATGTATAGTAAACAGTCGTTCTGAATGTGACACAACTATAACGTTTGGTGGGCATAAATTTAAATTACCTGTAGTACCTGCAAATATGCAGACTATTATCGATGAATCAATTGCTATTAAGCTTGCTGAAAACGGTTACTTTTATATTATGCACCGTTTTAATCCTGAATCTCGTGCAGAATTTATTAAAGATATGCATTCACGTAAATTAATTGCATCGATCAGTGTTGGGGTTAAGCCTGAAGAATACACATTTATTGAACAATTAGCTATCGAAGATCTAATTCCTGAATTCATTACGATTGATATTGCTCACGGACATTCAAATGCTGTAATTAATATGATTAAACATATTAAAACACATTTACCACAAACTTTTGTCATTGCTGGAAATGTTGGTACTCCAGAAGCAGTGCGTGAATTAGAGAACGCTGGCGCAGATGCAACGAAAGTTGGTATTGGTCCAGGTAAAGTATGTATAACTAAAATTAAAACAGGATTTGGTACTGGTGGATGGCAATTAGCTGCTCTACGTTGGTGTGCAAAAGCTGCAACAAAACCAATCATCGCAGACGGCGGTATTCGTACACATGGTGATATCGCAAAATCAGTTCGCTTTGGGGCATCAATGGTTATGATTGGCTCATTATTTGCAGGTCATGAAGAGTCTCCAGGACAAACGATTACAAAAGACGGTAAAGTATTTAAAGAATACTTTGGTTCTGCATCAGAATACCAAAAAGGCGAGAAGAAAAACGTTGAAGGTAAAAAAATGTATGTAGAGCATAAAGGTTCATTAATGGCCACTTTAACTGAGATGGAACAAGATTTACAATCATCTATTTCTTACGCTGGTGGTACTAAACTTGATGCAATTCGTACTGTAGACTATGTGATCGTTAAAAACTCAATCTTTAACGGTGACCGCGTATATTAA
- the ehuA gene encoding ectoine/hydroxyectoine ABC transporter ATP-binding protein EhuA, with protein MIVLSKTIVTEIEKINKSTEPIVKYQNVTKSYGDFHVLKGINLDIHPGEKIAVIGPSGSGKTTIIRMLMTLEEPTSGDIIVNGTNLWKMEKSGSMIRANEKHLREVRGDIGMVFQHFNLFPHMTILENCMSAPIHVKKENKDEVRERSVQMLGRVGLGDKLDFYPSQLSGGQKQRVAMARALVMRPKIMLFDEVTSALDPELVGEVLEVIRDIAQNDDMAMVLVTHEMDFALDIADKVLFLDQGVIAEQGTATEVLEHSTNERLQNFLRRFRKV; from the coding sequence GTGATCGTATTGTCTAAAACAATTGTTACAGAGATAGAGAAAATCAATAAAAGTACTGAACCGATTGTAAAATATCAAAATGTAACGAAATCATATGGTGATTTCCATGTTTTAAAAGGCATTAATTTAGATATTCATCCAGGAGAAAAAATTGCTGTAATTGGTCCAAGTGGTTCTGGAAAAACAACGATTATCCGTATGTTAATGACACTTGAAGAACCTACCTCTGGGGACATCATTGTAAATGGAACGAATTTATGGAAGATGGAAAAAAGTGGGTCAATGATTAGAGCAAATGAAAAACATTTAAGGGAAGTGCGTGGAGACATCGGAATGGTGTTCCAACATTTTAACCTTTTCCCACACATGACCATCTTGGAAAATTGTATGTCTGCTCCGATTCATGTTAAAAAAGAGAATAAAGATGAAGTTCGTGAACGGTCAGTACAAATGCTTGGAAGAGTAGGGCTAGGCGATAAACTTGACTTTTACCCTTCACAATTATCAGGAGGACAAAAACAACGTGTTGCCATGGCTCGTGCATTGGTAATGCGTCCGAAGATTATGTTATTTGATGAAGTAACTTCTGCCCTTGACCCTGAATTGGTAGGTGAAGTACTTGAAGTAATTCGAGATATTGCTCAAAATGATGATATGGCAATGGTACTTGTCACACATGAAATGGATTTCGCTTTGGATATTGCGGATAAGGTTCTTTTCCTTGATCAAGGTGTTATTGCTGAACAAGGAACGGCAACTGAAGTATTAGAACATTCAACAAATGAACGTTTACAAAATTTCTTGCGAAGATTTAGAAAAGTTTAG
- the ehuD gene encoding ectoine/hydroxyectoine ABC transporter permease subunit EhuD has protein sequence MSHNWKWETFFEAMPIVLKGLGITIGLTFACFGFALIFGFVWTFIRRIPFSPIRWFVTWVMEFIRSTPPLVQLFFVYYALPMVPVIGVTLDPFTCAVLGIGIHYSTYIGEIYRSGIDSVDKGQWEASTALNFSTLDKWKKIILPQALPPTIPMLGNYFIIMFKEVPLASTIGVGGIMFMANSYGALNFAYLEPLTIVGIIFLLLSYPSSILINRLEVKLNTRFDKNALIGKSPKKRFFLSKNLEGSDRIV, from the coding sequence ATGAGTCATAACTGGAAATGGGAAACGTTCTTTGAGGCCATGCCAATAGTTTTAAAAGGATTAGGAATTACGATTGGTTTAACCTTTGCATGTTTCGGATTTGCTTTAATTTTTGGTTTTGTCTGGACGTTCATTAGAAGAATACCATTTTCTCCTATTCGTTGGTTTGTAACTTGGGTGATGGAGTTTATTCGTTCAACTCCTCCTTTAGTACAATTATTTTTTGTCTACTATGCATTGCCCATGGTACCCGTAATCGGTGTAACACTCGATCCGTTTACTTGTGCAGTCTTAGGGATCGGAATTCATTATAGTACTTATATCGGGGAAATTTATCGCTCTGGTATTGACAGTGTAGATAAAGGTCAATGGGAAGCTTCTACTGCATTAAACTTTTCTACCCTTGATAAATGGAAGAAAATTATTTTACCACAAGCCCTTCCACCGACAATACCAATGCTAGGGAACTATTTCATAATCATGTTCAAGGAAGTTCCTTTAGCTTCAACAATTGGTGTTGGCGGAATAATGTTTATGGCCAATTCTTACGGTGCGCTTAACTTTGCATATCTAGAACCGTTAACGATTGTCGGCATTATCTTCTTATTGTTAAGTTATCCGTCATCGATTCTCATCAATAGGTTAGAAGTGAAGCTAAATACTAGGTTTGATAAAAATGCTTTAATCGGGAAAAGTCCAAAGAAACGTTTTTTCTTATCTAAAAATTTAGAGGGAAGTGATCGTATTGTCTAA
- the ehuC gene encoding ectoine/hydroxyectoine ABC transporter permease subunit EhuC → MSAVTEILPQLLRGLGITISVLLASAIIAYVMAFIAGLSRVSQNVILQKITAVYVEIFRGTSLIVQLFWLYYAIPMLFGIQLGSNWWTGVIAIGLNYGAYLSEVVRGSILAVDKGQTEASIALNMSSFQRMRLIILPQAVRMMLPEFGNYSIQMLKATSLVSLIGMRDILYYGDIMRSTNLSQAPLIYVFVLLVYFVLALPLIWLTRKGEANSKKGVAS, encoded by the coding sequence ATTAGCGCAGTTACGGAAATTTTACCTCAACTTTTACGCGGTCTTGGGATTACAATTTCTGTTTTATTAGCGTCCGCAATTATTGCATACGTAATGGCATTTATTGCAGGATTATCAAGAGTTTCTCAAAATGTAATTTTACAAAAAATAACTGCAGTATATGTTGAAATATTCCGTGGTACGTCTTTAATCGTTCAACTTTTCTGGTTATATTATGCCATCCCTATGCTTTTCGGAATACAACTGGGCTCAAACTGGTGGACTGGCGTAATAGCGATTGGTTTAAACTACGGAGCATATCTATCAGAAGTAGTACGTGGATCTATCCTAGCAGTCGATAAAGGTCAAACTGAAGCTAGTATCGCGTTAAATATGTCTAGTTTTCAAAGAATGAGGCTAATCATTTTACCTCAGGCTGTTCGAATGATGTTACCTGAGTTCGGAAACTATTCTATTCAAATGTTAAAAGCAACTTCACTAGTTTCATTGATTGGTATGAGAGATATTTTATACTACGGGGATATTATGCGGAGTACGAACCTATCTCAAGCCCCATTAATTTATGTGTTTGTACTATTAGTATACTTTGTACTCGCATTACCATTAATTTGGTTGACAAGAAAAGGGGAAGCAAACTCTAAGAAGGGGGTGGCTAGTTAA
- the ehuB gene encoding ectoine/hydroxyectoine ABC transporter substrate-binding protein EhuB, with protein sequence MKKGLFTILIGLMLLVLAACGGSEGTTETSADPAKSKLEQLQQSGTVKIGFANEKPYAYEENGELKGANVDIAKAVFKELGIENVEAQLADFSQLIPGVQAGQFDVITAGMAIKPDRCERVLFSEPEMQYGEGLITAANNPNNIQSYKDIASNPDLKVIVMEGTTEIGFLQEEGVSPDQIMTAPDIPATFSAIQAGRADATTGTEMTVKMALESAATDALEFVETFEQPDVEGVPSYGAAAFNLKDEELRNAYNEKLQELKENGTIAQLLEKNGFSEISNMVEVGKITTEQICGGQN encoded by the coding sequence ATGAAAAAAGGCTTGTTTACTATATTGATAGGTTTGATGTTACTTGTTCTAGCAGCTTGTGGTGGATCTGAAGGAACTACTGAAACATCTGCTGATCCTGCGAAAAGTAAATTGGAACAGTTACAACAATCGGGTACTGTGAAAATTGGATTCGCCAATGAAAAACCTTATGCCTATGAAGAAAACGGTGAACTAAAAGGTGCGAATGTAGACATCGCAAAAGCTGTGTTTAAAGAATTAGGAATTGAGAATGTTGAGGCACAATTAGCTGACTTCAGTCAACTTATTCCAGGTGTACAAGCAGGTCAGTTTGATGTAATTACAGCAGGGATGGCAATTAAGCCAGATCGTTGTGAACGTGTATTATTTAGTGAGCCTGAAATGCAATATGGAGAAGGATTAATAACAGCTGCTAATAATCCTAACAATATTCAAAGTTATAAAGATATTGCTTCAAACCCAGATTTAAAAGTAATCGTAATGGAAGGTACAACTGAGATTGGCTTTTTACAAGAAGAAGGGGTAAGTCCAGATCAAATTATGACAGCTCCAGATATTCCAGCAACTTTCTCTGCAATTCAAGCTGGACGTGCAGATGCTACAACTGGTACTGAAATGACAGTAAAGATGGCCTTAGAGTCTGCAGCTACAGATGCTTTGGAGTTTGTTGAAACTTTTGAACAACCAGATGTAGAAGGGGTTCCAAGTTACGGTGCAGCAGCATTTAATTTAAAAGATGAAGAATTACGTAATGCGTACAATGAAAAGTTACAAGAATTAAAAGAGAATGGAACAATTGCTCAACTACTAGAAAAAAACGGATTTAGTGAGATTAGTAATATGGTAGAGGTAGGCAAAATTACAACAGAACAAATTTGTGGGGGACAAAACTAA